The proteins below are encoded in one region of Streptomyces ficellus:
- a CDS encoding FAD-dependent oxidoreductase, whose translation MTAPHDEPHTPLTAPPRDERRTGRPPGPRPGSAPRRGRDRKARVITPRPGRPRVMGEAPRTAVVGGGIAGLATATALAERGVHVTLYEREQQLGGRLAGRPVTLADGSTATMSRGFHAFFRQYYNLRGLLRRADPGLDRLRALPDYPLWHSGGLRDSFARIPRTPPWNAVAFAALSPSFRAADLAGMNPREALPLFDVRVPDVYRRLDDTSALDLLKRIRFPEAAHHLAFEVFSRSFFVHPRTLSAAELALMFHIYFLGSSEGLLFDVPDEPFPQALWEPLGDYLAGHGVQLLEGRAVDTVEPAPHGGFTVSAAGRADHHDAVVLALDTAGLRRLVAQSPRLGDRAWRTRIRRLRTAPPFLVSRYWLDRPVDRNRAGFLGTSGYDGLDNVSVLERWEGEAARWAARTGGSVVELHAYATAPGIHRPGFQERMLTRLRSLYPETRDALIVDERHEWRADCPHFPVGGYRDRPTVRTPDPAVMVAGDLVRTGLPVALMERAATSGFLAANALLERWGVRGQTLWTVPPRGRSAPLRALARFAAD comes from the coding sequence ATGACCGCGCCGCACGACGAACCGCACACGCCCCTGACCGCGCCGCCGCGCGACGAACGCCGAACGGGCCGGCCCCCTGGCCCGCGACCCGGGTCCGCGCCCCGGCGGGGCCGCGACCGCAAGGCTCGTGTCATCACCCCGCGGCCCGGCCGGCCACGCGTCATGGGCGAGGCACCCCGCACGGCGGTCGTCGGAGGCGGCATCGCCGGCCTGGCCACCGCCACCGCGCTGGCCGAACGCGGCGTGCACGTCACCCTCTACGAACGCGAACAGCAGCTCGGCGGGCGGCTCGCGGGTCGGCCGGTGACGCTCGCCGACGGCAGCACGGCGACCATGAGCCGCGGCTTCCACGCCTTCTTCCGCCAGTACTACAACCTGCGCGGCCTGTTGCGGCGGGCCGACCCGGGGCTCGACCGGCTGCGCGCCCTGCCCGACTACCCCCTGTGGCACAGCGGCGGGCTGCGCGACAGCTTCGCCCGCATCCCGCGCACCCCGCCGTGGAACGCCGTCGCGTTCGCCGCGCTCAGCCCGAGCTTCCGGGCGGCCGACCTGGCCGGCATGAACCCGCGCGAGGCGCTGCCCCTGTTCGACGTCCGCGTACCCGACGTCTACCGGCGGCTCGACGACACCAGCGCCCTGGACCTGCTGAAACGCATCCGCTTCCCCGAAGCCGCGCACCACCTGGCCTTCGAGGTCTTCTCCCGCAGCTTCTTCGTCCACCCGCGGACCCTGTCGGCGGCCGAACTGGCGCTGATGTTCCACATCTACTTCCTCGGCTCCAGCGAGGGCCTGCTCTTCGACGTGCCCGACGAGCCCTTCCCGCAAGCCCTGTGGGAGCCCCTCGGCGACTACCTCGCCGGGCACGGCGTCCAGTTGCTCGAAGGCCGGGCGGTCGACACCGTCGAACCCGCCCCGCACGGCGGGTTCACCGTCTCGGCGGCGGGCCGGGCCGACCATCACGACGCCGTGGTCCTCGCCCTCGACACGGCCGGTCTGCGGCGCCTCGTCGCACAGTCGCCCCGGCTGGGCGACCGGGCCTGGCGCACCCGGATCCGCCGCCTGCGCACGGCGCCCCCGTTCCTCGTCTCCCGCTACTGGCTGGACCGCCCCGTCGACCGCAACCGCGCCGGTTTCCTCGGCACCAGCGGCTACGACGGCCTCGACAACGTCAGCGTCCTGGAACGCTGGGAGGGCGAAGCGGCACGCTGGGCGGCCCGCACCGGGGGCAGCGTGGTCGAGCTCCACGCGTACGCCACCGCACCCGGCATCCACCGCCCCGGCTTCCAGGAGCGGATGCTGACCCGGCTGCGCTCCCTGTACCCCGAGACCCGGGACGCCCTGATCGTCGACGAGCGCCACGAATGGCGCGCCGACTGCCCCCACTTCCCCGTGGGCGGCTACCGGGACCGCCCCACCGTGCGCACCCCGGACCCGGCCGTGATGGTGGCGGGCGACCTGGTGCGTACCGGACTTCCCGTGGCGCTCATGGAACGGGCCGCCACCAGCGGCTTCCTGGCCGCGAACGCCCTGCTGGAACGGTGGGGCGTGCGCGGGCAGACCCTGTGGACCGTCCCCCCGCGCGGCCGCTCGGCACCCCTGCGCGCCCTGGCCCGGTTCGCCGCCGACTGA
- a CDS encoding phytoene/squalene synthase family protein: protein MTVRELDAAGITDPQLRLAYTRSRHLNARHGRTYFLATRLLPPERRPAVHALYGFARRADDIVDDLGDTATTGERAAALRELEARLDAALAGAPVREPVVRALAHTAGAYAIDPSFFRDFLVSMRADLVVTDYATYDELRAYMHGSAAVIGLQMLPVLGTVVPREEAAPHAAALGLAFQLTNFVRDVGEDLDRGRVYLPADLLAAHGAHRELLLWSRRTGRRDARIVSALAAAAALTRDVYREAAPGLAMLDPVSRPCVRAAFVLYGEILDAVRRDGWSSVHRRAAVPRRRRAVVAAGGVARVAAARLGSTVRGATVRGAAS, encoded by the coding sequence ATGACGGTGCGTGAACTGGACGCGGCGGGGATCACCGACCCTCAGCTGCGCCTCGCCTACACCCGCTCCCGCCATCTGAACGCGCGTCACGGCCGGACGTACTTCCTGGCCACCCGGCTGCTGCCGCCCGAGCGGCGCCCGGCGGTGCACGCACTGTACGGGTTCGCGCGGCGGGCCGACGACATCGTGGACGACCTGGGTGACACGGCGACCACCGGGGAGCGGGCCGCGGCGCTGCGGGAGCTGGAGGCCCGGCTGGACGCGGCGCTGGCCGGGGCCCCGGTGCGGGAGCCGGTCGTGCGGGCACTCGCGCACACGGCCGGGGCGTACGCCATCGACCCCTCCTTCTTCCGGGACTTCCTGGTGTCCATGCGGGCGGACCTGGTGGTGACCGACTACGCCACGTACGACGAACTGCGCGCCTACATGCACGGGTCGGCGGCCGTCATCGGGCTCCAGATGCTGCCGGTGCTCGGCACGGTCGTGCCGCGCGAGGAGGCCGCGCCGCACGCCGCGGCGCTGGGTCTGGCGTTCCAGCTGACCAACTTCGTGCGGGACGTGGGCGAGGACCTGGACCGGGGCAGGGTCTACCTGCCGGCCGATCTCCTCGCGGCCCACGGCGCGCACCGGGAGCTGCTGCTGTGGAGCAGGCGCACCGGCCGCCGGGACGCCAGGATCGTCTCGGCGCTGGCGGCCGCGGCCGCGCTCACCCGGGACGTGTACCGGGAGGCGGCGCCCGGTCTCGCCATGCTGGACCCGGTGTCCCGGCCGTGCGTGCGGGCGGCGTTCGTGCTGTACGGCGAGATCCTGGACGCCGTCCGGCGGGACGGCTGGTCCTCGGTGCACCGGCGTGCGGCGGTGCCGCGGCGGCGGCGCGCGGTGGTGGCCGCGGGCGGGGTGGCGCGGGTGGCGGCCGCCCGGCTCGGCTCGACCGTGCGCGGGGCGACGGTCCGCGGGGCGGCGTCGTGA
- a CDS encoding MmcQ/YjbR family DNA-binding protein — MIDANDVRRIAMALPETVEKEAWNIPTFRVAGKMYVTIPDDQSSFAVRCPRHERAELIAAEPEKFWVPPHEASSAWVRVRLVALEGEEELRDILVDSWRQAAPDRLVEEHPGLRPGAWSGE; from the coding sequence ATGATCGACGCAAATGACGTCCGCCGTATCGCGATGGCCCTTCCCGAGACGGTGGAGAAGGAGGCCTGGAACATCCCGACCTTCCGGGTGGCCGGGAAGATGTACGTGACGATCCCCGACGACCAGTCGTCGTTCGCGGTGCGTTGCCCGCGCCACGAGCGGGCGGAGCTGATCGCCGCCGAGCCGGAGAAGTTCTGGGTGCCGCCGCACGAGGCGAGTTCGGCGTGGGTGCGGGTGCGGCTCGTCGCGCTGGAGGGCGAGGAGGAGCTGCGTGACATCCTCGTCGACTCCTGGAGACAGGCGGCGCCGGACCGGCTGGTCGAGGAACACCCCGGCCTCCGGCCCGGTGCCTGGTCCGGCGAGTGA
- a CDS encoding VOC family protein encodes MTSQLLALCFDAHDPLRLSHFWAGVLGWEPADDPHDAISLAPNDDTGFHLRFVGSEERKAGPNQTHFDLTSTSPEDQRRTVATALELGARHIDIGQRPEEGHVVLADPEGNEFCVLGAGNTFLADCGFLGALASDGSQEVGYFWSQALGWPLVWDQDEETAIRSPHGGPKITWGGPPVARKVGKNRLHFDVAPPAGVDQQAEVERLVSLGAKRIDIGQSDVEWVVMADPDGNEFCVMPPR; translated from the coding sequence ATGACCTCTCAGCTCCTCGCGCTCTGCTTCGACGCGCACGACCCGCTCCGTCTCTCCCACTTCTGGGCAGGTGTCCTGGGCTGGGAACCGGCCGACGACCCCCACGACGCCATCTCCCTGGCACCGAACGACGACACCGGGTTCCACCTGCGGTTCGTGGGCAGCGAGGAGCGGAAGGCCGGTCCCAACCAGACCCACTTCGACCTGACGAGCACGTCCCCCGAGGACCAGCGCCGGACGGTGGCGACGGCGCTGGAACTCGGCGCACGCCACATCGACATCGGCCAGCGCCCGGAAGAGGGCCATGTGGTGCTCGCCGACCCGGAAGGCAACGAGTTCTGCGTCCTGGGGGCGGGCAACACGTTCCTCGCCGACTGCGGTTTCCTCGGAGCGCTCGCGAGCGACGGTTCGCAGGAGGTCGGGTACTTCTGGAGCCAGGCGCTCGGCTGGCCGCTGGTCTGGGACCAGGACGAGGAAACGGCGATCCGCTCGCCCCACGGCGGCCCGAAGATCACCTGGGGCGGTCCGCCGGTGGCGCGCAAGGTGGGGAAGAACCGGCTCCACTTCGATGTCGCGCCCCCTGCCGGCGTCGACCAGCAGGCGGAGGTCGAACGCCTCGTCTCCCTGGGAGCGAAGCGGATCGACATAGGCCAGAGTGATGTGGAGTGGGTCGTGATGGCCGACCCCGACGGCAACGAGTTCTGCGTGATGCCTCCGCGGTAG
- a CDS encoding DUF5914 domain-containing protein, whose amino-acid sequence MRPRGSRGGRFPLALRRSSVAWERQRPTWRDARPGLIAGALKRASGRPSGNWYVLGASRALVADRPLGLTVAGQEVVAWRGADGRVHAGPGACPHLGAPLGEARVRCGTLVCHWHGLALDGGPFAGWEPFPAYDDGVLMWVRLDRCGGEEPTERPRVPVRPDPAGAVAAVWSGVGRCEPEDVVANRLDPWHGAWFHPYSFVDLTVLDSGEDEDAFLVDVSFRLAGRVVVPVRARFTAPGPRTVVMEIEEGEGCGSVVETHATPLGPDSTGQPRTAVVEAVVAASDRRGFAVARAAAPLVRPLMRAAAGRLWRDDLAYAERRWELRSSGRFPG is encoded by the coding sequence GTGAGGCCCCGGGGTTCGCGCGGGGGCCGGTTCCCGCTCGCGCTGCGCCGGTCGTCCGTCGCCTGGGAGCGGCAGCGGCCCACGTGGCGCGACGCCCGGCCCGGGCTGATCGCGGGCGCGCTGAAGCGGGCGAGCGGCCGGCCGTCCGGGAACTGGTACGTGCTGGGCGCCTCCCGGGCCCTGGTGGCCGACCGGCCGCTGGGCCTGACCGTGGCCGGGCAGGAGGTGGTCGCCTGGCGCGGGGCGGACGGCCGGGTGCACGCGGGCCCCGGGGCCTGCCCGCACCTCGGGGCGCCGCTGGGTGAGGCGCGGGTGCGGTGCGGCACGCTCGTGTGCCACTGGCACGGGCTGGCCCTGGACGGCGGCCCGTTCGCCGGCTGGGAGCCGTTCCCCGCGTACGACGACGGGGTGCTGATGTGGGTGCGGCTCGACCGGTGCGGTGGCGAGGAACCGACGGAACGGCCCCGCGTGCCGGTGCGCCCGGACCCGGCCGGGGCGGTCGCCGCGGTGTGGTCGGGGGTGGGGCGGTGCGAGCCGGAGGACGTGGTCGCCAACCGCCTCGACCCGTGGCACGGTGCCTGGTTCCACCCGTACTCCTTCGTCGACCTGACCGTGCTGGACAGCGGCGAGGACGAGGACGCCTTCCTGGTCGACGTCTCCTTCCGGCTGGCCGGCCGGGTGGTGGTGCCGGTGCGGGCGCGGTTCACGGCACCGGGGCCGCGGACGGTCGTGATGGAGATCGAGGAGGGCGAGGGGTGCGGCTCGGTCGTCGAGACGCATGCCACGCCGCTCGGTCCCGACTCCACGGGGCAGCCCCGGACAGCCGTGGTGGAGGCGGTCGTCGCCGCCTCGGACCGGCGGGGCTTCGCCGTCGCGCGGGCCGCGGCGCCGCTGGTGCGGCCCCTGATGCGGGCCGCCGCGGGACGGCTGTGGCGCGACGACCTGGCGTACGCGGAGAGGCGCTGGGAGCTGCGCTCGTCGGGGCGGTTCCCGGGCTGA
- a CDS encoding maltokinase N-terminal cap-like domain-containing protein, which translates to MAVVHRTTMSPGKLELLTSWLPTRPWYVPTGSAPELAVAGGFRLDDPDGEVGIEFMVVTDTSGDRPAAYLVPLTYRGAPLAAPGDGQDTLVGTSEHGVLGRRWIYDGAGDPVLVVQLLALLQGRAEPQAQSRSDAPDPTVTRHGAEDTPASPTGPATATDGPDSTGIGVPTDAGLLTLTLTRLLHLSAPDSATDAAQAWITAPWRLPDGTEHRAPFASLRVGP; encoded by the coding sequence ATGGCCGTCGTTCACCGGACCACCATGTCCCCCGGCAAGCTGGAACTCCTGACGTCCTGGCTGCCCACCCGCCCCTGGTACGTCCCGACGGGAAGCGCGCCGGAGCTCGCCGTGGCCGGTGGCTTCCGGCTGGACGACCCGGACGGCGAGGTGGGCATCGAGTTCATGGTGGTGACCGACACCTCCGGCGACCGCCCGGCCGCCTACCTCGTCCCGCTCACCTACCGGGGCGCCCCGCTCGCGGCCCCCGGGGACGGCCAGGACACGCTCGTCGGGACGTCCGAGCACGGGGTACTGGGCCGCCGCTGGATCTACGACGGCGCCGGCGACCCGGTCCTCGTCGTCCAGCTGCTCGCCCTCCTCCAGGGCCGTGCCGAGCCCCAGGCGCAGAGCCGGTCGGACGCCCCCGACCCGACCGTCACCCGGCACGGCGCCGAAGACACCCCGGCCTCCCCGACCGGGCCGGCCACCGCCACCGACGGACCGGACAGCACCGGCATCGGGGTCCCCACGGACGCCGGCCTCCTGACCCTCACCCTCACCCGGCTCCTCCACCTCTCGGCGCCCGACTCCGCCACGGACGCCGCCCAGGCCTGGATCACCGCTCCCTGGCGGCTCCCGGACGGCACCGAGCACCGGGCGCCGTTCGCCTCCCTGCGCGTCGGGCCCTGA
- a CDS encoding lycopene cyclase family protein: MVDTEVAVVGAGAAGLSLAHHLCAAGPGGPRPADITLIDAPAGPLRPPERTWCYWEEPGGDWDDLLVRCWDRLRVRGPDGGTFTGSPGPLRYKMLRSDVFTRAVGERIGAVNRVEAAVRAVLDRPDGADVLGVTADGRHLRVRARWVFDSRPPRRPPPARTLLLQHFQGWFLHSERPVFDPATVELMDFRVPQPHHGLAFGYVLPIGTHRALVEYTEFSAAPLRPSGYDRALRHYLHDVLGVRRYEVTGTERGVIPMGDGRHRRRAGRSVFRIGAAGGATRPSTGYTFAGLQRQTRAVADALRHGRLPLPPAAHPARSLAMDAVVLRALDTGRVDGPAFFTGLFRTVPTERLLRFLDGETHPLEELGIGLRTPVLPMLRTVAELPVLPRRHTPAGRRQRNRP; encoded by the coding sequence GTGGTCGACACGGAGGTGGCGGTCGTCGGCGCCGGGGCCGCGGGACTGTCGCTGGCCCACCACCTGTGCGCGGCGGGACCCGGCGGCCCCCGGCCGGCGGACATCACGCTGATCGACGCGCCGGCCGGACCCCTCCGGCCCCCCGAACGCACCTGGTGCTACTGGGAGGAGCCGGGCGGCGACTGGGACGACCTGCTGGTCCGGTGCTGGGACCGGCTCCGGGTACGCGGCCCGGACGGCGGGACCTTCACCGGCAGCCCGGGTCCGCTGCGCTACAAGATGCTCCGCTCGGACGTCTTCACCCGCGCCGTCGGAGAACGCATCGGGGCAGTCAACCGCGTCGAGGCCGCCGTCCGGGCCGTCCTCGACCGGCCCGACGGAGCCGATGTGCTCGGTGTCACCGCCGACGGCCGTCACCTGCGGGTGCGTGCCCGATGGGTCTTCGACTCACGCCCGCCGCGGCGCCCGCCCCCCGCCCGCACCCTCCTCCTCCAGCATTTCCAGGGCTGGTTCCTGCACAGCGAGCGACCGGTGTTCGACCCCGCGACCGTGGAACTGATGGACTTCCGTGTGCCGCAGCCCCACCACGGACTCGCCTTCGGGTACGTCCTGCCGATCGGCACCCACCGGGCCCTCGTCGAGTACACCGAATTCTCCGCCGCGCCCCTCCGCCCCTCCGGCTACGACCGCGCCCTGCGCCACTACCTGCACGACGTGCTCGGCGTCCGGCGGTACGAGGTGACCGGCACCGAGCGCGGGGTGATCCCGATGGGCGACGGGCGCCACCGGCGCCGCGCGGGCCGCTCGGTGTTCCGGATCGGCGCCGCGGGCGGTGCGACCCGCCCCTCCACCGGCTACACCTTCGCCGGCCTGCAGCGGCAGACCCGCGCCGTCGCCGACGCCCTGCGCCACGGCCGCCTCCCCCTGCCGCCCGCCGCGCACCCGGCCAGATCCTTGGCCATGGACGCCGTGGTGCTGCGCGCGCTCGACACGGGACGGGTCGACGGACCCGCGTTCTTCACCGGCCTCTTCCGCACCGTGCCCACCGAACGCCTGCTGCGCTTCCTCGACGGCGAGACGCACCCGCTCGAAGAACTCGGCATCGGACTGCGCACCCCCGTCCTGCCCATGCTGCGCACCGTCGCCGAACTGCCCGTCCTGCCCCGCCGCCACACTCCGGCCGGCCGCCGACAAAGGAACCGCCCATGA